In Zonotrichia albicollis isolate bZonAlb1 chromosome 5, bZonAlb1.hap1, whole genome shotgun sequence, the genomic window TGGGCATCAGCTTCTGCCCCTTCCCTCTTATCCCATTGCCCGGCACCCCCGagcacagcctgtccctgctccggGCACTGACAGTATACAAATAAATTCGGACACTGGCGGACATGGATGAGATCTCCTCTCAGGTCTCTTCccaaggctgagcagccccagctccctcagcctttcctccagTCTGAGTGTAACACAGCACATTTTATAGCGTTTATCAACAAATTACAGCTATAACCTTTCACAGCTCTCATAAACCTTCTTTCGCTCAGAGCACTCAGGAGCCATTTTTATCTCATCCTTCAACCAGTCCGGCCAGATttcccaagagaaaaaaaatcagaatacaCCAGTAATGTGCACAAACAATGAGTTAAATCCACTTGGTGCGTTTTGTAGGAGACTTTAGTAACAGGCTTCAAAGCCCCTGGGGCGGAGGGAAGGTGTGTGCCGGTCACTGAAAGTGACGGGTGTGAGGGGGgaaggagcggggcgggcgaggACTCTGGGGGTGTGAGGGACACCGGCTCCGGTGAGAGATCCCGGTTTCGGTGAGAGATCCCGGTGCTAGTGCGGGATCCCGAGTCCCGTGAGACATCCCGGCCCCGGTGCCCGATCCCGAGTCCCGGGAGACATCCCAGCTCTGGTGCGGGATCCCGGCTCCGGTGCGGCCGCCGCCTCCGTGGGCGGGACCCGGCGCTGCCCCGCCCGGCGCAGCGTGGCCatggcggcggcagcggcggcccgCGGGGCCCTGGCGGGTCGGTACCGGGGCGGTGTCGGGGTCGGTGTCGGGGTCGGTGTTGGGGCTGACTGGGGGTGTCTGGCGGGGATATTTGTGCTGAGGCTCTCCCGTGTCCCCGCAGGGATCCTGCGCCGCTGGGCTCCCCGTGCGCTCCCGCTCAGCGCCCCCTCCGCCCGGTGCGTCGGGCACGgaccggccccggccccggccccgctctgGACCCCGCGGCTGCTCGGCGAGAAccggccctgggcagggacccccTCGGTGCTCAGCAGGTGCGGCCGCGCGGCTTCTCCCTCGTGCGAAAAACCCTTAAAAGGGCCTTCAGTTTCTCTCTATATATCTTATATATCTTAAATATCTTCTATATCTTATATATATGTAcctaatatatttttttatttgcatacCTTACATGTTTTTACTTACTTGTTTTAGATGTATTATATTGTTtcatgaaaatataaataatttaattattataCATtacaaatatatgtatatatatacaactatatatgtatatatataactatattttatattaaaatatacttatatataaatacatttagGAATATATATTTTATCCCACAACATATGCATTACATAATATGCAATATACAGTGAATTTATGTATcctataatatatataatttatcgTGTGTATTAATATTGTTAATATAATCTAtgttatatttaataatataatatatagtacTGTATAATATATGCAATATGTGTAGTATATATATTGAAATTcctccatatatatatatatatatatatatatatgaatattgTAGAATCATAGGTTGGAAAGggcctctgagatcatcaagtccaacccttaccccagcactgccaagaccAGCACTAAATCatgtcctcaagtgccacatctgcacAGATTTTacatccctccagggatggtgacttgtccattgccctgggcagcctgttcagtGCTTGACAACTCCTTCTGTAAAGAAAGTTTTCTCTAGAGtgaacctaaacctcccctggcaaaactttctcttgtcctgttgtttcttgggagaagagactggcCCCATTCCccagatagatagacagacagacagacacatgTATTATAAATAAACCTCAGTCTGACATTCTTGGGCACCTTTTCACTCAACAATGGGTCTGTGATAGCCCCAAAGGCTCCCACTTCAGTCTTGAAGCAGGAGGTAAATTAGGGTATTCTTTGCAGCCATATTTTACAATCACTCTTGTAATCACTACTGTTTCTCTTGCTGCTGGTGAGTGTTGGACTAGGTGATTTaaagaggtcccttccaactcaaactatTTTGTGATTAATATTCTAAAAGTAATTTCTGAATCTAAGTAACAGCTGAATATTGGCTTCTGAGTGTTTGACTGCTTTTAGTAGATTAAAAAAGGTGCTCTGTGTGAAATAATAAGTTTGAGCTGAATTTTGACAAGAGTCCAGCCCTGCCATTGGTATTCTACACCCATTAGGTGCTGTGCTGTGATATTTAAGGAGTCCTTGTTCCTTCAAACAAGCCACAGCTCTTCTGATCTCTCTATGTGTAATAAAGGCAATAATTTCTTTTAGAAGATGGTATTTCATTCCTGTTCTGTTTCCCTCTTcattttggggttggtttggttttttttagtgtCACACCTCTACTTCCAAGTTTACTCCAGCAGCCAGCAAGGACCCTCACCTACTGCAGCCTGcggaaaggaaagaggaaaagtgTGAAATCTGTGGTCAAAAGGTTCCTCCGGCTGCACAACGGCCTCTGGGTGAGGAGAAAGGTGAGAGTTTTGGGATAATGAGAGCTTGTTCTTTACAGTCAGGGTAAAATGtcattgttttccttctcttggAGGGCAGTGGCTGGTGTGGCAGTTAAAAAAAGCTCTGTAGAGAAACTCCCATTTTCCCAAAGTGAGGGATTTATCCAGGTTTGCTGAGCAGCGTGGCTGTGTTTGTGCACTTGCAGTGCCCTATTAAGAAATGGTCTTTTTGGTGTGTGTTTTCTCCTGACAGTCTGGTTATAAGAAGAAGCTGTGGAAGAAGTCAGCTGCCAGGAAGAAGCGTTTGAGGGAGTTGGTGCTGTGCACCAGGACACAGTGTAAGCTCCTGGATAAAATGACCACCTCCT contains:
- the MRPL35 gene encoding large ribosomal subunit protein bL35m, encoding MAAAAAARGALAGILRRWAPRALPLSAPSARCVGHGPAPAPAPLWTPRLLGENRPWAGTPSVLSSVTPLLPSLLQQPARTLTYCSLRKGKRKSVKSVVKRFLRLHNGLWVRRKSGYKKKLWKKSAARKKRLRELVLCTRTQCKLLDKMTTSFWKRRTWYVDDPYQKYHDRTNLRV